GGCGGGCCGCTTTTTGCGCGGCGGTCTGCGCCGATTGCCTGGCCGCAGCTTTGGCGTTGGCGCTCACTTCCAATCCTTGCTTGGCCAACCCTGTGCGGCCCAACAGCCAAGACCCAACCAGCGCCAGGATCAACCCGCTGGCGCAGAGCAGCCAAACCGGCTGTGACTGGCGAAGACCCAATGATTTGTTTCTGTTTTGCATGATGTTTTGCTCCTGAAGAGAACCGCGCTGCCTCTGTGGCTCAGCCTGGCAAAAGGCTTTGGCAGTCGCGGAAGGAAAGCCGAAATGAAAGCGGGCTGGTCAGCGTTTCGCTAACCAAACCCACAGCTACTCTTTGGCATACGCCACACCCAACGCTTTGGGCGGCGACGCGCGCCGCACCAAGCCCGCCAGCGCGACCATCGTCAGCACGTAGGGGATCAACTGGATGAATTGATTTGGAATGTTGACCGTGCCCTGCATGCGAATGGCCACGGCTTCGGCCAAGCCGAATAACAGGCAGGCCAGCAGCGCGCCGACCGGATCCCATTTGCCGAAAATCAGCGCCGCCAGCGCGATGAAGCCGCGCCCCGCCGTCATATTGCGCGTGAACAACGAGTTTTGTCCGATGGAAAGATACGCGCCGCCCAGCGCCGCCAACGCCCCCGAAATCAACACCCCGGCATAACGCATCCGCCGCACGCTGACCCCGGCGGTATCGGCGGCTTCGGGATTCTCGCCCACCGCACGCAGCCGCAAGCCAAAGCGCGTGTGGTACAGCACATAAAACGTCACGCCCACCATAATGAAGGCCAGATAGACGAGCGGCTTTTGATTGAACACCGAGGCCAGCATCGGTGAACTTGCCGAGTTAAACAGCGTCACATCGGGCAGGACTTGGTCTTTGGGCAATTGCGGCGTCGCGCCGGTTGAATCAAACAGCGCGCCGGAAAGCAGCGCAGGCACGCCGAGGAACAGGATGTTGATCGCGGTGCCGCTGACGACCTGATCGGCTTTGTAATTGATCGTCGCGACGGCGTGCAGCGCGGCCACCAGCACGCCCGCCAACGCCGCCGCCAGCAGGCCAATCCACGGACTGTGGGAATAGATGGTCACGGTGGCGGCAGTGAACGCCCCGGCCAGCATCATGCCTTCGAGGGCGATGTTGATGACGCCGCTGCGTTCGGCATACAGGCCGCCCAGCGCCGCCAGAATCAGCGGCGTGGACAGGCGCAAGGTGGAAGCAATCAGCGTGTAATTGAGAATGTTTTTGAGCATAGCAGTTCGGGCTTGGTGTTTAGGACTTTGCCGTCCGGGCTTTGCCTTTGGCGGAAAGCGCGTGTTTCTCTTCGCGCCGCATCGTCTTGATGAAATCGGCGTGGCGGAAGCGCAGGGCCGACCAATCTTCATCAATTGCCACCATGCGCACGGGTTCAAAACCCAACGCGCCCAGCGCAGCCCAGCCGCTGTCGCGGTTGAATTCGCATTTGTATTTCTTCGAGCTGCCTTTCGGATAGGCAAACCAAACCACGGCATCGCCCTGCGCACGTTTATCCAGCGCGGCAGCCAGCTTGTCTACCTCAGCCTGTTTGGTGACAAAGGCCAGCGCAAAGCTCAGCGTTTTGACGGCCTTCAGTTCGCGCAGGACGTTGACACTTTTAAGCGCGGCCAACTCCGGCTCGAAACTGGCCGGGGCGTTGAGCAAGGCGATTTCGGTCTGATCTTTCAAATTGAGTTTCTTGAAGATGTCGGACATTACACCTCCTAACTTTTATGCGCCCAGGCAGGGAGCCATTGTTTCAAGCCGCTGCGAAAGAGCGCTTCCATCGCCACCAGCAAAATGATGATCGCTTGCAGCACCTGCACCAGGTCTTTCGAGACTTTGTCGGTGAAGATGTCTACGAAAAGGCCGCCGCGAATCAGCGCGCCGAACAGGATCGCCGCCAGCACGATGCCGACCGGATGATTGCGGCCCAGCAACGCCACCGCGATGCCGGTGAAGCCGTAGCCCGGCGAAAAGTCGTGATAGTAACGATAGCGATAACCCAGCACTTCGTTGATGCCGACCATCCCGGCCAGCGCGCCTGAGAGCGCCATCGCCAGCACGATCTGACGCGGCACGCTGATGCCGCCGTATTCCGCCGCCAACGGATTCGACCCAACCGCGCGAATCTCGAAGCCCCACTTCGTCCGCCACAAAAACAGCCAGACCAAAAACGCCGCCAGCAAGGCCAGCAGAAAGGCGAGGTTCAGCGGAATGCGTTCCGGGAAAGATGGCAAGAGCGCATGCACGCGGGCGATGTGCGCCTGCGGGGCAATCGGCCCCGATTCCATAATCGGATCGCCCGGCGCTTTGTAATAGCGCTGCGTCAGATAGCTGATCAGCCCGACCGCGATGAAATTCATCATGATCGTGTTGATGACTTCGTGCGAACCGAACCTGGCTTTGAGCAAACCCGGGATCGCGCCCCAGACCGCGCCCATCAACGCCGCCGCCAGCATCGCCAGCAACACCAGCACCACGCCCGGCAATTTGGCGAAGGTGAGGCCGACCCAGGCGGCGGCAAACGCGCCGACATACAACTGCCCTTCGGCGCCGATGTTGAGCAAGCCGCATTTGAAGGCCAGCGCCACTGCCAGGCCCGTGAAGATCAGCGGCGTGGCGTTAAAGAGCGTGTAGCCCCAATTGTCGTAGGTAAAATTGCCCAGCGCGTCATAAAAGCCGAACGCCGACGAGAGCATCAAGCGGTACACATTGAGTGGATTGTCGCCGATAGCCAACACGACCAGCCCGCCGATGAAAAACGCCGCGATGACCGCGATCAGTGGAAAAGTCAATTCACGCAAGAGAGATTTCATCAAGACCCTCATGAATGCCTGCTTTTAGAAATTCAACGCAAGCTCCAGCTACAAAATTCCAGCGCGTTGCAGCCCTTTCAACAGATTGAAGCTGCACAGCACTTCAAAGCGCGTCCGGTTCGGCAAGGCATAATCATTGCCCACGGCCCGCGCCAGAAACGTCGAAACCGTGAATTCAGGGCTGAGCGCGTAACTCACCAGCGTAAACAGTCGGTGACCGCGATTGAACCGGTCGGCGTTCAGGCCGTCGTAGCGGCGGTCAATGTGCCCGTAGCCGCCCGTCAGCGTCAATTGCGCGCCCGCTTTCTTTTCGCCGGTCAGCGCAAAGCCATAAGCACGGTTTACGTCCAGACGCTCGTAATTCTCCCAGCGCACCGCATCGAGCACTTTCAGTTCCGGCGTGTTGAGCTTGACTGCCTCGCGCAAAGTTTCGACGCCGTTGTGAAAGCTGTAATCCACTGACACGGCGGCGCGTTTGCCCAGGCTCTTGCTCACCAGAAACTGATGATAATTCGACTGCTGCAACCGGTGATAGCGCTTGTTCAGATTGGCGCGCGTCAGGTCACCCAAATACGCATAGGTGACCGCCACTTCGTCAAAGAACAACTGGCGCGGGCGTTTCAAACTGAGCCGTTCGCCGACCAGATAACCGTCGTTGTCATAGGTGGTGATCTCAGTGGATTCACCGCGATTGAAATACAACCCGCCGATTTGCAACTCGACGCCTTTGACCGGTTGCGCGGAAAAGTAGAGTTGTTTCAGATACAGGTTGCTGGTGGCGTGCCCCGTGCCCCACCCCGTGTCGTCCCAGCTTTGCGTGAACCCCGCGCCGCTGAATACGCCCGCGTTGAGGCTGTAACGGCCTCGCGCATCGAATTTCAACCGGCCTTTGAACGAGTCCTGATACTGCGCGTGATTGCTGGTGGTCAGCCTGGCGCTGTTCTCGACCCAGCGGTAACGCGGCGTGATCGTCGCGGTCTGCACTTCAAACCAACGCGCCAACGACGCCAACGTGGGCTTTGCCTGCGCCTTTCCGGGTGCTGGCGTCGGCGACGGTGAGGCCGCCGGGATTTGCGCTAACACTTGCCCCACCATCAGCACCAACCACAAGCTAGCCAAATAGACAAACTTCATCTCAATGTGTCCTGGTCAATGCCCCGGCCCAAAAAACACAGCGTTGAAAAACATCACGTTCAAGCCCTCCAGAAAGGCGCGGTAATTGGGGTCTTCGGCAAAGGCGATCACGTGGCCGCGCCCGGTGGGCACGTGCATCAAAAACGCCTTGTTGGGTAATTGCTTGCGCGCATCCTCGAACATAAAGCCGCTGACAAAGAACTTGTCATCCGGCGCATACACGCCCACATTCGTCCCGCGATCCAGTTTGACCAGCGAGAAGATGCGGTTGCTATCCACCAGCACGGTCGTCGTGTCGCCGTAACCAAAGCCCAGCCAATGCGCGCGATTGATGTTCACGCGCACGATAGCGCCGGGCGTGCCGCTGGGCTGTTCTTCAGCAGGTTCGATGGCTTTGTCCACAGGATTCGCGGTGTCTTTGGCCGGTGCGGGCGGCTGCGTTGTCGTGATTGCCGCAGCGTCTTTCTTTGCATCTTTGCTCTGGTCGCCCGCTTGATCTTTGGCGGCGGCGGGTTTGTCGCGCTTCTCCAACTTGCTCGGCAACAGGCCGACTTTTTCATCCGCCAGCCACGCCGATGAACCGCCGAACGCGATCAGCGTGCCGCCCTGTTGCACCCATTCGCGCAGCTTGACGCCGTCGCTGAGCACGCTGCCCAGACCAAACGAATTCGGCAAAATCAGCACGTTGTATTTGCTCAAATCGGCCTGGCGCAGTTGTTCGCCGCGCAGGGTCGTGACGGGATAGCCGTAACGCTGTTCGATCAAATAGCGCGTCCAGCCGGTCGAATTGGGATTGGTCGGCGTGTTGTAACCGAGCGCGATGCGCGGCTTCGGCAGGTATTTGACGTTCGCGCTGCCGAAGTTCGAACCGACCTCCACCCACGACGAATCGGTCGGATAAACATCCACGCCGTGGGTTTCGGCCAGCTTGGCAATTCGTTCGTGCAAATCAGCCGGGTTGTCGTTGAGCTTGACGATCAAGGTGCCGGGCGGAAAATCCACGCCGTTCAGTTTGGACGGTTTGTCGGTCGTGTGTACGCGTATGTTTTGTTGAAACAGATCGGCCAGGGCGGCGGCGGCGGCTTGCGTGCCCCAGGGAATCAAATACGCCAGTTTGGCTGGCCCGCCACGCAGTTTGCCCGGCGGCTTGGGCAATTCCTTTAAGCGCGCCGCCGTGACGTTCGAGGCTTGCTCGGCCATAAAACACGGCACGTCGTAAAGCAGCGGCAACGACCAGGCGGTCACATCATAAAATTCGTCAGACTGGCGCTGGCGGTTGCGCACTTTCTGTTCGTCCAGAAATTCTTTGTCTTGCTCGGTGTGCCGATCCAGCAAGGTTTTCGCCAAACGCTTGGCCGGTTGCGCGAGCGAGACAATGTAACTGCCTGCCGGGAATTCGCGTGACTGCGTTGCATCATCGCTGTAATCGCGCGTCTTGGCATTGCTGAAACCTTGCACGGCCTGCTTCACTTCGATGCCGCATTGCATCAGTGTCGCCGCCAGTCGAGCCGCGCGGCTGGGATCGTTGCCGGGCGTGATGATGAATTCCTTGAGCGCTTCGCGTTGGCCTTCCTCGATGGCGCTCTTGCGGTATTCGTAAAAGTAGCGCAGCAACTCCGCGCGATTTTTGGCGGCGTTCTCGACGGTCGAGAGCGCCGCGACAAAGTGATGATGCACCGAATCACGGTAGGCCAGCGTCGTTTCGTCATCGCGCCGCGCCAGCAAGCCGCGCACGCTGGCCTGTTCGTAGGTCATCCCAATCGCGCCCTGAAACATCGGCCAGCCTTCGCCATAGCCGGGATAGAACGAGTCGTAACCTTCGCGCGTGAAGTAATCGAAGCGGAATTGATCGAACCACTTGGCATTATTGCGGCCAAATTTAGTCAGCCACTCCAACTGCGGCTTGGTCAGGTTCGGATTCCAGGGCAACGCAGGCGGCGCGAAATAGTAACTGCTCTGCGTGCCCATCTCGTGCAAATCGGCCACGACTTGCGGGAACCATTCCAGATAGGTTTTGACCCGCCCGCGCGTTTCCGGCTGCGATTGCGCGAACCAATCACGGTTCATGTCGAAGAGGTAATGATTGACGCGCCCGCTCGGCCAGGGTTCGTTGTGTTCCGAAGATTGCAGATCGGCATCCGCCCAACGTCCGACGCTCTGCCGGAAGAAATTGACGAAGCGATCTCGACCATCGGGATTTTGCATCGGATCGAAAATCACCAGCGTATGTTTGGCGACGGCGTCGGCGATTTCATCACCGCGCGCCGCCAGCAAGTGATACATCGTCAGCAAAGACGCATCGGTGCTCGAAATCTCATTGCCGTGCACGCCGTGCAGCAGCCAGACGATGGAGGGCAAAGAACCAATCAAGGCATTCGCTTCGTTCTGATTCAGCGTGCGCGGGTCAGCCAGTTTTTGGATCGCCACGCGCGTGGCTTCGAGTTTGGCAATGGTTTCGGGCGAGCCGATGAAGACGTTGTAAAGCGCGCGGCCTTCCCAGGTTTCGGCGTATTTCTGAACCTTGACGCGCTTGGGGGCGGCGTTGCGCAGGGCTTCGAGATAGCGCTCGACTTCGCCGTGGCTGGTGATGCGTTCGCCCCACTCGTGGCCGACGGTTTGTTTGAGCGTCGGAATCGCGGGATCGTATTTCGCGCCGGGGAAAAACTCGAAGGGCTGTTGCGCAGTGCTGGAAAGGCTTAACGCAACAAGTACGGCAAGGCAGCAGAAGGAAGCTTTCACGCGACAGGACTCCTAAAACATGGAGATGCGCCAAGTTGTTCGACAAGCTGCCAGCTTGTCGAGGGCTCGGCTGATGTACAGTGGATGTCACCGCCAAGCATCCGACAAGCTGGCAGCTTGTCGAACAACCGACGATCAATTGTAACTACGGGAAAATTGCGAGTGCGGCAGTGAGTATCACGCGCTTGCTGATACGGTCAAGCTGCGCTTCAACCGGCCCGGCGTTAGGCTTAAATTGAATTTGCTGGAAGCTGATGCTAGCCTTGCGGCGGTCTTCTGCAATACTCAAACAACATCACTAACCATTTCAGGCTACGGAGGAATTTACGTTGAAAATTTCCATGTCATCCACGCTCTCACGAGCAATCGCGTTGGCCGTCTTGTGCGGCGCGCTGTTCACATTCGCCAATGGCCGCGCCACGGCGATGCAGGCCAGCCCACGCAAAGCGGCGGAACTGGTGCTGAGCGGCAAAAAGATTTCGCTGGATTACGGTGCACCTTCCGCGCGGGGCCGCAAGGTCATGGGCGAATTGGTGCCGTATGACAAAGTCTGGCGGCTGGGCGCCAATAAAGCCACGCATCTGACGACCGAGGCGGATTTGGTCATCGGCGGCTTGAATGTCCCCGCCGGCACCTACACGCTTTTCGCCCTGCCTTCCGCCGGCGGCTGGAAGCTGATCATCAACAAAAAGACCGGCCAATGGGGCATTCCCTATCCGCCGGAAGACGAAAAGATGGAACTGGGCCGGGTGAATATGAAAGTTGAAAAAACACCCGCGCCGGTCGAACAGATGGTGCTGGCACTCGACAAGTCTGGTACCGGCGGCGTGCTGAAGATGGAATGGGAGAACACGCGCGCTTCGGTCAGCATCGCGCTGAAAAAATAACGCCGAAGCAAGCGCCGTCGCGGCATTGCGAATTCGTTAGGCAAGCCGCCTTCGTCTGTGGACGAAGGCGGCTTTTGCTTTGCAGTCTGGGGCACAATCAGTATGATGGCCCGGCTTTTCACCGGACTCTTCTGCGAAACTATCAACTGTGGAGAACCTCTCATGATTTTGCGGCGCACCCTGGTGCGAACCTGGCTGCCAGTATTTGCGCTGGCGTTGCTGCCCTGCTTCGCCACGGCCCAAACGCGGCTCGACCAAACGCAACTTGATTGGACAGGCATTCAGCAAGAAGCGCTCGACCTTTTCACCCAATATCTCAAACTCGACACGACCAATCCGCCGGGCAATGAGACGCGCGCGGCCAATTTCTTCGCCGCCCTCTGCAAGCGCGAAGGCATCGAGCACAAAGTCTTTGAACCCTTCCCCGGGCGCGGCACACTGTGGGCGCGCGTCAAAGGCGATGGCAGCAAGCGCCCCATCATCCTGCTCAATCACACCGACGTCGTGCCGCATTCACGCGAATTTTGGACG
This sequence is a window from Acidobacteriota bacterium. Protein-coding genes within it:
- a CDS encoding ABC transporter permease is translated as MKSLLRELTFPLIAVIAAFFIGGLVVLAIGDNPLNVYRLMLSSAFGFYDALGNFTYDNWGYTLFNATPLIFTGLAVALAFKCGLLNIGAEGQLYVGAFAAAWVGLTFAKLPGVVLVLLAMLAAALMGAVWGAIPGLLKARFGSHEVINTIMMNFIAVGLISYLTQRYYKAPGDPIMESGPIAPQAHIARVHALLPSFPERIPLNLAFLLALLAAFLVWLFLWRTKWGFEIRAVGSNPLAAEYGGISVPRQIVLAMALSGALAGMVGINEVLGYRYRYYHDFSPGYGFTGIAVALLGRNHPVGIVLAAILFGALIRGGLFVDIFTDKVSKDLVQVLQAIIILLVAMEALFRSGLKQWLPAWAHKS
- a CDS encoding ABC transporter permease, with amino-acid sequence MLKNILNYTLIASTLRLSTPLILAALGGLYAERSGVINIALEGMMLAGAFTAATVTIYSHSPWIGLLAAALAGVLVAALHAVATINYKADQVVSGTAINILFLGVPALLSGALFDSTGATPQLPKDQVLPDVTLFNSASSPMLASVFNQKPLVYLAFIMVGVTFYVLYHTRFGLRLRAVGENPEAADTAGVSVRRMRYAGVLISGALAALGGAYLSIGQNSLFTRNMTAGRGFIALAALIFGKWDPVGALLACLLFGLAEAVAIRMQGTVNIPNQFIQLIPYVLTMVALAGLVRRASPPKALGVAYAKE
- a CDS encoding DUF2911 domain-containing protein; amino-acid sequence: MKISMSSTLSRAIALAVLCGALFTFANGRATAMQASPRKAAELVLSGKKISLDYGAPSARGRKVMGELVPYDKVWRLGANKATHLTTEADLVIGGLNVPAGTYTLFALPSAGGWKLIINKKTGQWGIPYPPEDEKMELGRVNMKVEKTPAPVEQMVLALDKSGTGGVLKMEWENTRASVSIALKK
- a CDS encoding peptidase M14 gives rise to the protein MKASFCCLAVLVALSLSSTAQQPFEFFPGAKYDPAIPTLKQTVGHEWGERITSHGEVERYLEALRNAAPKRVKVQKYAETWEGRALYNVFIGSPETIAKLEATRVAIQKLADPRTLNQNEANALIGSLPSIVWLLHGVHGNEISSTDASLLTMYHLLAARGDEIADAVAKHTLVIFDPMQNPDGRDRFVNFFRQSVGRWADADLQSSEHNEPWPSGRVNHYLFDMNRDWFAQSQPETRGRVKTYLEWFPQVVADLHEMGTQSSYYFAPPALPWNPNLTKPQLEWLTKFGRNNAKWFDQFRFDYFTREGYDSFYPGYGEGWPMFQGAIGMTYEQASVRGLLARRDDETTLAYRDSVHHHFVAALSTVENAAKNRAELLRYFYEYRKSAIEEGQREALKEFIITPGNDPSRAARLAATLMQCGIEVKQAVQGFSNAKTRDYSDDATQSREFPAGSYIVSLAQPAKRLAKTLLDRHTEQDKEFLDEQKVRNRQRQSDEFYDVTAWSLPLLYDVPCFMAEQASNVTAARLKELPKPPGKLRGGPAKLAYLIPWGTQAAAAALADLFQQNIRVHTTDKPSKLNGVDFPPGTLIVKLNDNPADLHERIAKLAETHGVDVYPTDSSWVEVGSNFGSANVKYLPKPRIALGYNTPTNPNSTGWTRYLIEQRYGYPVTTLRGEQLRQADLSKYNVLILPNSFGLGSVLSDGVKLREWVQQGGTLIAFGGSSAWLADEKVGLLPSKLEKRDKPAAAKDQAGDQSKDAKKDAAAITTTQPPAPAKDTANPVDKAIEPAEEQPSGTPGAIVRVNINRAHWLGFGYGDTTTVLVDSNRIFSLVKLDRGTNVGVYAPDDKFFVSGFMFEDARKQLPNKAFLMHVPTGRGHVIAFAEDPNYRAFLEGLNVMFFNAVFFGPGH